A single window of Granulibacter bethesdensis DNA harbors:
- the arsC gene encoding arsenate reductase (glutaredoxin) (This arsenate reductase requires both glutathione and glutaredoxin to convert arsenate to arsenite, after which the efflux transporter formed by ArsA and ArsB can extrude the arsenite from the cell, providing resistance.): MTVTIYHNPGCGTSRAVLALIEEAGHKPVVIEYMKTPLTRPQLSGLLHRMNGTAHDLLRRKGPAYEQSGLDRPNLTEEDILTALLAEPALLNRPIVDTPLGVKLCRPAETVMAILPPAPAAESKN, translated from the coding sequence ATGACAGTGACGATCTACCACAATCCTGGCTGCGGGACGTCCCGGGCTGTTCTGGCCCTGATCGAGGAAGCAGGGCATAAGCCGGTGGTCATCGAATATATGAAAACGCCGCTGACCCGTCCCCAGCTTAGCGGATTGCTGCACCGGATGAATGGCACCGCACATGATCTGCTGCGCCGCAAAGGGCCGGCCTATGAACAATCCGGCCTCGACCGTCCCAACCTGACGGAGGAGGATATTCTGACCGCCCTTCTAGCGGAACCCGCCCTGCTCAACCGGCCCATCGTCGATACGCCACTGGGTGTCAAACTCTGCCGCCCTGCGGAAACGGTCATGGCCATTCTTCCGCCCGCACCGGCCGCGGAGAGCAAAAACTGA
- a CDS encoding paraquat-inducible protein A: MVHAEQQDSQPDGAADAARSRTASSIVVHRHALECPGCGAFYRQPPRSQLEVHCTRCHTVLRRTTRSPERDTVALAGTGLALFILVGLMPYITFDMRGRENVGTMLGGALAFWEYGLWVLGLIVMFTTLIAPFLRLVGLLAAITAPRMRKPPRELYILLRVAQWVRPWSMIEVFMLGMLVAYSRLEALAHVRFGVALYALGGLMLVMAAMDWALDPRDAWNKLEARGLVADPVMMGEARRNAATTRFDERSAVSCHGCGLVVEGADHDASCPRCGSFLHRRQPDSVTRTIALVVAAALLYIPANIYPVMIITSLGDTSPHTIVGGVKELIEADMWPLAALVFFASVMVPVLKVIGLGWMILRVRRPSMEGLKTRTRIFHVIEMIGRWSMIDVFVVTILIALVHMGFIATIQPGPGALAFAGVVIITMLAAETFDPRLMWDAAIDRQRSTRRSRDQVAEELPDRVRRPSSSRVSVQGGLSQ, encoded by the coding sequence ATGGTTCATGCCGAGCAGCAAGACTCGCAGCCTGACGGAGCGGCCGACGCTGCCCGTTCCCGAACCGCCTCTTCCATCGTGGTGCATCGTCATGCGCTGGAATGCCCCGGCTGTGGCGCGTTTTACCGTCAACCACCGCGATCACAGCTGGAAGTGCACTGCACGCGCTGCCACACCGTGCTGCGCCGTACGACACGCTCTCCTGAACGCGATACGGTGGCGCTGGCCGGAACCGGGCTGGCGCTGTTCATTCTGGTTGGCCTGATGCCTTATATCACCTTCGATATGAGAGGCCGGGAAAATGTCGGTACCATGCTGGGTGGGGCCCTGGCCTTCTGGGAATATGGCCTGTGGGTGCTTGGGCTGATCGTGATGTTCACGACCCTGATTGCGCCGTTTCTCCGTCTTGTCGGGCTGTTGGCGGCCATTACGGCACCGCGTATGCGCAAGCCTCCGCGGGAGTTGTATATTCTGCTGCGCGTCGCCCAATGGGTTCGGCCATGGTCGATGATCGAAGTTTTCATGCTCGGCATGCTGGTGGCCTATTCCCGTCTGGAGGCACTGGCGCATGTGCGTTTCGGGGTGGCGCTGTACGCTCTGGGTGGCCTGATGCTGGTGATGGCGGCGATGGATTGGGCGCTTGATCCCCGTGATGCCTGGAACAAGCTGGAGGCGCGTGGTCTGGTCGCCGATCCGGTGATGATGGGGGAGGCCCGCCGAAATGCGGCCACAACGCGTTTTGATGAACGGAGCGCTGTCAGCTGTCATGGCTGTGGGTTGGTAGTCGAGGGGGCGGATCATGATGCCTCCTGCCCCCGCTGCGGCAGTTTCCTCCATCGCCGGCAGCCGGACAGTGTCACCAGAACGATCGCGCTGGTGGTGGCAGCGGCGCTCTTATACATCCCGGCCAATATCTATCCGGTCATGATCATCACTTCATTAGGCGATACCTCTCCCCATACGATTGTTGGTGGCGTGAAGGAACTGATTGAAGCGGATATGTGGCCGCTGGCGGCACTGGTGTTTTTTGCTAGCGTCATGGTGCCGGTGCTGAAAGTTATTGGGCTGGGCTGGATGATCCTGCGGGTGCGCAGACCCAGTATGGAGGGTTTGAAAACGCGTACCAGGATTTTTCATGTCATCGAAATGATTGGCCGCTGGTCGATGATTGATGTTTTCGTGGTGACGATTCTGATTGCACTGGTGCATATGGGATTTATTGCGACTATTCAGCCTGGTCCGGGGGCTTTGGCCTTTGCCGGCGTGGTCATTATAACAATGCTGGCGGCGGAGACTTTCGACCCGCGCCTGATGTGGGATGCGGCGATTGACCGGCAAAGGAGCACACGGCGTTCCCGTGATCAGGTTGCTGAGGAGCTTCCTGACAGAGTCAGGCGGCCATCCTCTTCCCGTGTTTCCGTCCAAGGTGGTCTGTCCCAATGA
- a CDS encoding intermembrane transport protein PqiB: MSNNERPPLPPEDDDGLDYPQGLPRRRFSLIWLVPILAAICVIWIGYRTISQEGPTITLTFQTGEGLVAGQTKVRHKAVDLGTVQSINLSNDMSHVVVTIAMRQEAENVLTDHARFWVVRPRLSAGDISGLETIVSGAFIELDPGRPGGNYRYQFTGLEAPPAVRSDEPGKTFTLKAFRVGQIGTGAPVFFRDRPVGEVLSLDVGKPGESGTMTIFIRAPFDQYVHEGSFFWSASGMSVSTSGGDFRVEIESLQALLSGAVAFDTPNEALETPEATDKTNFFLFRDQDTASSSHYHEQLKFVTYLKGDLSGLDKYAPVLIYGIRVGFVTDVHLGFDSKSNTVIVPVHFVVQPERLKIKGPPVSKEESEARLAALVRHGLRAKLATTSYITGAQAIELVMDENGQDSVLMREGDAVVLQQATGTDFAGLTASVGAIAAKLNAIPFAEIGANLNQTLEGVAAIAKGEQLRNTLRDVSKTMASVRELADNANKGATPLLRRLPQISQDLQSTLSRANTLVGSLDNGYGANSHFNRELDRLMAQLNDTARSIRILADLLDRHPEALILGRAKAGEH; the protein is encoded by the coding sequence ATGAGCAATAACGAACGGCCGCCTTTGCCTCCCGAGGATGATGACGGGCTGGATTATCCGCAGGGCCTGCCCCGCCGTCGCTTTTCCCTGATCTGGCTGGTGCCGATTCTGGCGGCGATCTGCGTGATCTGGATCGGTTACCGCACCATCAGTCAGGAAGGTCCGACCATCACCCTGACTTTTCAGACCGGTGAAGGGCTGGTCGCGGGCCAGACCAAGGTGCGGCACAAAGCGGTTGATCTTGGCACGGTCCAGTCGATCAATCTGAGCAATGATATGTCTCATGTCGTGGTCACCATCGCCATGCGGCAGGAGGCGGAGAACGTTCTGACCGATCACGCCCGTTTCTGGGTGGTGCGCCCGCGTCTGTCGGCAGGGGATATCTCGGGGCTGGAGACCATCGTTTCGGGTGCCTTTATCGAACTCGATCCGGGTCGGCCGGGCGGGAATTATCGTTATCAGTTCACGGGGCTTGAGGCTCCGCCGGCAGTGCGGTCGGATGAACCGGGGAAGACCTTTACGTTGAAGGCGTTCAGGGTCGGGCAGATCGGCACCGGCGCCCCGGTTTTTTTCCGTGACCGGCCCGTGGGAGAGGTTCTGAGTCTGGATGTAGGCAAACCCGGTGAATCGGGGACCATGACTATCTTCATCCGGGCTCCGTTTGATCAATATGTGCATGAAGGCTCCTTCTTCTGGAGTGCTTCAGGCATGAGCGTTTCCACCTCCGGGGGGGATTTCCGGGTGGAAATCGAAAGTCTTCAGGCCCTTCTATCCGGCGCGGTTGCGTTTGATACGCCCAATGAGGCGCTGGAAACCCCGGAAGCCACCGATAAAACCAATTTTTTCCTGTTTCGTGATCAGGATACTGCCTCTTCTTCCCATTACCATGAGCAGCTGAAATTCGTGACCTATCTGAAGGGCGATCTCAGCGGCCTGGACAAGTATGCTCCGGTGCTGATTTACGGCATTCGTGTCGGCTTTGTGACCGATGTTCATCTCGGGTTCGACAGCAAATCGAATACGGTCATTGTGCCGGTTCATTTTGTCGTCCAGCCTGAGCGGCTGAAAATAAAGGGACCGCCTGTTTCCAAGGAGGAAAGCGAGGCGCGGCTGGCGGCACTGGTCAGGCACGGCCTGCGTGCCAAGCTGGCGACGACAAGCTATATCACAGGCGCGCAGGCGATCGAGCTGGTGATGGATGAAAACGGCCAGGATAGCGTCCTGATGCGCGAAGGCGATGCAGTCGTGCTGCAACAGGCCACCGGGACGGATTTCGCCGGGCTGACAGCCTCTGTGGGAGCAATTGCTGCCAAGCTGAACGCCATTCCTTTCGCAGAGATCGGTGCCAATCTGAACCAGACTCTGGAAGGGGTGGCCGCAATCGCTAAAGGGGAACAGCTTCGTAACACGTTGCGCGATGTCTCCAAAACGATGGCCAGCGTGCGAGAGCTGGCGGACAATGCCAATAAGGGAGCGACCCCTTTGCTGCGCCGCCTGCCTCAAATCAGCCAGGATCTGCAGTCGACATTGAGCCGGGCCAATACGCTGGTCGGCTCGCTGGATAATGGGTACGGAGCGAATTCTCATTTCAACCGGGAGCTGGACCGCCTGATGGCCCAGTTGAACGATACGGCCCGTTCCATCCGGATTCTGGCCGATCTGCTGGACCGTCACCCGGAGGCCCTGATTCTCGGTCGTGCCAAAGCAGGAGAACACTGA
- a CDS encoding membrane integrity-associated transporter subunit PqiC, whose product MVFKQPAMISSGHACAETVKRRAVLGGLAAGLAGLSGCASPNPQLFTLATVPSTRVYQGDWLVELRRVGLPAYLDRPEIVRSSDGYRVFLASNQRWAEPLTDMVDRILRQDLSLRLPGSTVFSESGAISTDPTVIVEADLQRFESPGDGSVLLLAQFAIRSSRSHTALMAQPVRISHPISGGGSATDTASLVAALSAALAEMADAMAVAVARTAPDVLRLEG is encoded by the coding sequence ATGGTATTCAAGCAACCGGCCATGATCAGCTCCGGGCATGCCTGTGCAGAAACTGTGAAACGCCGTGCGGTGCTGGGCGGTCTGGCCGCAGGGCTGGCAGGATTGAGTGGCTGTGCGTCACCCAATCCGCAGCTTTTCACGTTGGCGACCGTGCCATCGACCCGTGTCTATCAGGGTGACTGGCTGGTGGAGCTGCGCCGGGTTGGTCTGCCGGCCTATCTGGATCGGCCTGAAATCGTTCGATCAAGCGACGGGTACAGGGTGTTTCTGGCCTCCAACCAGCGTTGGGCGGAGCCTCTGACCGATATGGTGGACCGGATTTTACGACAGGATTTGTCGCTGCGTCTGCCGGGATCGACGGTATTTTCGGAATCGGGGGCTATTTCTACCGATCCGACCGTCATTGTTGAAGCCGATCTGCAGCGTTTTGAATCTCCCGGCGATGGTTCTGTGCTGCTGTTGGCGCAATTCGCGATCCGTTCCTCCCGCTCTCATACCGCCTTGATGGCCCAGCCCGTGCGGATCAGTCATCCGATCTCAGGCGGAGGATCAGCGACTGATACGGCTTCCCTCGTCGCGGCCCTGAGTGCGGCTCTGGCAGAGATGGCCGATGCCATGGCCGTCGCAGTGGCACGCACCGCCCCTGACGTGCTCCGGCTGGAGGGGTGA
- a CDS encoding GNAT family N-acetyltransferase produces the protein MTYRLPDFRPAQPEDSAFIQSIYAHHVLHGTGTFEETPPTVEQMERLIHTIKSEAWPFIVAEDRTGIIGYAYAAQFRDRSAYRYCAEDSVYVREDVRGQGVGKALLTLLLHESARAGFRQMVALIGDAENIGSIGVHATLGFKSVGRLREVGVKLGRTLDVVLMQRALTDLDTGSGRESIQSL, from the coding sequence ATGACATACCGCCTTCCCGATTTCCGCCCGGCACAACCGGAGGACAGTGCCTTCATCCAAAGCATTTACGCCCATCACGTGCTCCATGGAACAGGCACTTTTGAGGAAACGCCTCCCACAGTTGAGCAGATGGAGCGCCTGATCCACACCATCAAGAGTGAAGCCTGGCCATTTATCGTCGCTGAAGACCGCACCGGCATCATCGGCTATGCCTATGCAGCACAGTTCCGGGACCGTTCCGCCTACCGCTACTGCGCCGAGGACAGTGTTTACGTGCGTGAGGATGTACGAGGACAGGGCGTTGGCAAGGCACTCCTGACCTTGCTGCTTCATGAAAGCGCCCGGGCCGGTTTCAGACAGATGGTCGCGCTGATCGGGGATGCGGAGAATATCGGCTCGATCGGCGTCCATGCCACGCTGGGCTTCAAATCAGTCGGACGCCTGCGGGAAGTCGGGGTGAAACTGGGGCGCACACTGGATGTCGTGCTGATGCAGCGCGCCCTGACCGATCTTGATACAGGATCAGGACGGGAGAGTATCCAGTCGCTTTGA
- a CDS encoding peptidase domain-containing ABC transporter — protein sequence MQNNSDALPSSAQGPQQEAALVDVENEALPPAVEARLAAVEEAGRFHGITLDRGMLRIVSGETPSAAMLGQWAKDCGLAARGLRLSWGQLMKMKGTSPLVMLFKDGGAGLMVGVDPQRKIVFMKDPLAPRRDDPIAIDELRLSQAWDGDTLLIRSQRGVAEEDAPFNFSWLLGMVLKEKRNLVDIGVASITLSVLTIIPPMLVMTVIDKVIAHQSMSTLLLVSLILLVCVLFETVLGYTRREITQIVAARLDAKLALHIFNRLLALPLEYFEQHPAGETTQRLYQVFRIRDFMTGKLLQTFLDFFTLIVLLPFLFYLSATLTWMVIGISVLITLTIVTFLNPMRRAVGKVVVAEIAKNTVMVETVHGIRTVKSMGLEPQQKEAWDVRAAVSARARLAAGRLSNWPNTIVTPLERFIDRGVLLIGAYLALTHPDSGVAVGSLVAFMMLGGRVAAPLVGMARLLEDFEEVRTSVGEVGAVLNNPNESNALQNGLRPKFAGAISFDNVQFTYPGSKTPALCGVTFSVPAGTMLGLVGRSGSGKSTITRLLQGINRDYEGYVKIDGSDLREINLHHLRRSFGVVLQDNFLFRGTIRENIIAGRPGLTLEDVVRAARLAGAEEFIERMPQGYETFIQEGSANLSGGQRQRLAIARALISDPRLMILDEATSALDPESEALVNANLVRIGKGRTMVIVSHRLASLTECDLIVVMDQGRVEDMAPHKVLLERCTIYRQLWNQQNRHMEAAQKQGPVASMLAQGD from the coding sequence TTGCAGAATAACAGCGATGCTTTGCCCTCCTCAGCGCAGGGACCGCAACAGGAAGCGGCTCTTGTTGATGTCGAGAACGAAGCCCTGCCGCCGGCGGTCGAAGCCCGTCTGGCTGCGGTTGAGGAAGCTGGCCGTTTCCATGGCATAACCCTGGACCGGGGCATGCTGCGTATTGTCAGCGGAGAGACGCCTTCAGCGGCGATGCTCGGGCAATGGGCCAAGGATTGCGGCCTGGCGGCGCGCGGGTTGCGGCTGAGCTGGGGGCAGCTCATGAAAATGAAGGGTACAAGCCCTCTGGTCATGCTGTTCAAGGATGGCGGAGCCGGGTTGATGGTGGGGGTCGACCCCCAGCGCAAGATCGTCTTCATGAAAGACCCGCTGGCACCCCGCAGGGATGATCCGATTGCCATTGATGAACTGCGCCTGTCGCAGGCATGGGATGGCGATACGTTGCTGATCCGCTCCCAGCGTGGCGTGGCAGAGGAGGATGCACCATTCAATTTCAGCTGGCTGCTGGGGATGGTTCTCAAGGAAAAGCGCAATCTGGTGGATATCGGAGTGGCATCAATCACTCTGAGTGTGCTGACCATCATTCCACCCATGCTGGTGATGACCGTTATCGACAAGGTCATTGCCCATCAGAGCATGTCCACCCTGCTGCTGGTGTCCCTGATCCTGCTGGTCTGTGTTCTGTTCGAGACTGTGCTGGGCTATACGAGGCGTGAGATCACCCAAATCGTGGCGGCACGGCTGGATGCCAAGCTGGCCTTGCATATTTTCAACCGTCTGCTGGCCCTCCCCCTGGAATATTTCGAGCAGCACCCTGCTGGTGAGACCACTCAGCGCCTCTATCAGGTGTTCCGTATCCGGGACTTCATGACAGGCAAGCTGCTTCAGACATTTCTTGATTTTTTCACGCTGATTGTCCTGCTGCCTTTTCTGTTTTACCTCAGCGCCACCCTGACCTGGATGGTCATCGGCATCTCGGTGCTGATTACCCTGACGATTGTCACTTTCCTCAATCCGATGCGGCGCGCTGTCGGTAAGGTTGTGGTGGCGGAAATTGCCAAGAATACTGTCATGGTGGAAACCGTCCACGGAATCCGGACGGTCAAGTCGATGGGGCTGGAGCCGCAGCAGAAGGAAGCCTGGGATGTGCGGGCTGCGGTTTCGGCACGGGCGAGGCTTGCAGCCGGGCGGCTGTCCAACTGGCCGAATACCATTGTCACACCGCTGGAACGGTTCATTGACCGGGGTGTGCTGCTGATTGGTGCCTATCTTGCGCTGACCCACCCTGACAGTGGTGTAGCTGTTGGTTCGCTGGTGGCTTTCATGATGCTGGGTGGACGTGTGGCTGCTCCGTTGGTGGGCATGGCGCGTCTGCTGGAAGATTTCGAGGAGGTGCGGACGTCGGTTGGCGAGGTGGGGGCCGTGCTTAATAATCCGAATGAAAGCAATGCCCTTCAGAATGGCCTGCGCCCCAAATTTGCCGGTGCCATCAGCTTCGACAATGTGCAGTTTACGTATCCCGGTTCCAAAACCCCTGCTCTATGTGGGGTCACATTCAGCGTTCCGGCCGGCACCATGCTTGGGCTGGTGGGGCGTAGTGGCTCGGGCAAGTCCACGATCACCCGATTATTGCAGGGGATCAACCGGGACTATGAAGGCTATGTGAAAATTGACGGTTCTGATCTGCGGGAAATCAATCTGCATCATCTGCGTCGCAGTTTCGGTGTAGTATTGCAGGATAATTTCCTGTTCCGCGGCACGATCCGCGAAAATATCATCGCTGGACGGCCTGGCCTGACACTGGAAGACGTGGTGCGGGCCGCGCGGCTGGCAGGGGCCGAGGAATTTATTGAACGGATGCCGCAAGGCTATGAAACCTTCATTCAGGAAGGCTCCGCCAATTTGTCCGGTGGCCAGCGTCAGCGTCTGGCCATTGCCCGCGCCCTGATTTCCGATCCGCGTCTGATGATTCTGGATGAAGCCACCAGCGCGCTGGATCCGGAAAGTGAGGCGCTGGTCAATGCCAATCTGGTGCGTATCGGCAAGGGGCGCACCATGGTGATCGTGTCCCACCGTCTGGCATCCCTGACAGAGTGCGATCTGATCGTGGTGATGGATCAGGGGCGGGTCGAGGATATGGCACCGCATAAGGTGTTGCTGGAACGGTGCACCATTTATCGTCAGCTGTGGAACCAGCAGAACCGTCATATGGAAGCAGCGCAGAAGCAGGGTCCGGTTGCGTCCATGCTCGCGCAGGGCGACTGA
- a CDS encoding HlyD family type I secretion periplasmic adaptor subunit — MASKQLKLAQAKDTAELLEFESPSSAVIATPVLPTARHNTLIVFGLVTSLLLAAGLVPVDKVVTARGKVISRVPIQVVQPLDTAIVRSINVTEGQVVHKGELLAQLDPTFASADMGQLRDQVRSLEAELARLHAEADGKPYIAQADNPDSRLQAAIYAQRQAEWKFKVENYNQKISGLQNTVAKSLAEANYYRQRLAIATNVESMRHELERLQVGSKLNSLAAVDNRLEMSRDLATATSTAETARRDMQALVAERDGFIKEWAAKIGQDIQDEGRKYSEQSENLKKAQLRHKLVELQASGDAVIQSIAKVSVGSVLQSGAQFITIVPLDAPLEVEADVPGEDAGFVHVGDTVTVKFDTFPFTQYGGAQGIVRVTSPDSYSQNDSRDGQLKDTQQSSMAAEKTFYKARVTIDKVTLHDTPEGFHIVPGMPVTADIKVGQRTILKYLLGKVLPAFSEGMREP, encoded by the coding sequence ATGGCCAGCAAACAGCTTAAATTGGCGCAGGCCAAGGATACAGCGGAGCTTCTGGAGTTTGAATCTCCCAGCTCTGCCGTCATTGCCACCCCGGTTCTGCCGACAGCCCGTCATAACACCCTCATCGTGTTCGGGCTGGTTACGTCACTGCTGCTGGCAGCGGGGTTGGTACCGGTCGACAAGGTGGTGACCGCCCGTGGCAAGGTGATTTCCAGGGTTCCGATCCAGGTTGTGCAACCTCTTGATACGGCCATCGTCCGTTCGATCAATGTGACGGAAGGGCAGGTAGTTCATAAAGGGGAACTTCTGGCTCAACTCGATCCGACCTTTGCCAGCGCGGATATGGGGCAGCTGCGTGATCAGGTGCGCAGTCTGGAGGCGGAACTGGCGCGGCTGCATGCGGAAGCTGATGGCAAACCCTATATTGCCCAGGCGGATAATCCGGACAGCAGGCTGCAGGCGGCGATCTACGCCCAGCGTCAGGCCGAGTGGAAATTCAAGGTCGAGAATTACAATCAGAAAATCAGCGGCTTGCAGAATACGGTCGCCAAAAGCCTGGCCGAGGCGAATTACTATCGTCAGCGTCTGGCCATTGCAACGAACGTAGAGAGCATGCGCCATGAGCTGGAGCGATTGCAGGTCGGCAGCAAGCTGAACTCACTGGCGGCGGTTGATAACCGCCTTGAGATGTCCCGCGATCTGGCAACTGCGACCTCCACCGCGGAAACGGCTCGCCGTGACATGCAGGCACTGGTGGCGGAGAGGGATGGTTTCATCAAGGAATGGGCTGCCAAGATCGGTCAGGATATTCAGGATGAAGGCCGCAAATATAGCGAGCAGAGCGAAAATCTGAAAAAAGCCCAGCTGCGACATAAACTGGTTGAATTACAGGCCAGCGGTGATGCCGTGATCCAGAGTATCGCCAAGGTATCCGTGGGATCGGTTCTTCAGTCGGGTGCCCAGTTCATCACCATTGTCCCGCTGGATGCTCCTCTGGAAGTTGAGGCTGATGTGCCGGGCGAGGATGCCGGTTTCGTGCATGTTGGCGATACGGTGACGGTCAAGTTCGATACGTTTCCGTTTACGCAATATGGCGGAGCACAGGGAATAGTCCGGGTGACGAGCCCGGACAGCTACAGCCAGAATGATTCGCGGGATGGGCAGCTGAAAGATACCCAGCAATCCTCCATGGCAGCCGAGAAGACCTTCTACAAGGCGCGGGTGACGATTGATAAGGTCACGTTGCACGACACGCCGGAAGGATTTCACATTGTTCCGGGCATGCCTGTCACCGCTGACATCAAGGTTGGGCAGCGTACGATCCTGAAATATCTTCTGGGCAAAGTCCTGCCGGCGTTTTCAGAAGGCATGCGGGAGCCTTGA
- a CDS encoding tetratricopeptide repeat protein: MQEATALAEAGEWPKAFPLFAKVAEKGVAEAQYRVGRCYLEAAGVPFSPREGERWLERAASQGFVEAQTLLATLYLRGVGEQGEPATADPAKAASEDVLGGVEASLEARSGGAGTAASRVGSGLFTSASTIQADPLKALGWASKAAEAGSSDGQALVGYILTTGPESVRDLEQALVWYQKAAASGCPQGALGVGLALLKDAVTPEATQAAAEQLQVAAKGGLPTALYLLGVMHERAAGVPHDLAAAAGYYKAAAEKGLVSAQARWGLALLEGRGVKRNLLEGESWLRRAALQGDAEAAALVGDLYARGGDVPPNYAEAALWFRRASDAGHSKAARTLGLMCLTGAGMSRDPEEAARWFRISAERGDQEAVSDLASLVQAGLAAEEESIRTRKIFEQAAANGDLVAAFNFGVCLAEGVGIEKDERSAAQWLRKAADGVVNAQYWYGRMLLEGRGLDVDAEAGRSWIERAASTGMVEAEVAFAELLVTGRGGAKDHPEALVYFERAAGRGHIGAMFAIGAMMGGGHEVPTDREKAIIWYRAAAERGHAHAQLMLGRFLARGLAGEKDELQGRFWLEKALSQGLTEAQGDLQALPPEILTMPYPYEAVREDNPPEEPVPHLAEHEPSSVQNPALTDHS, translated from the coding sequence ATGCAGGAGGCCACAGCACTTGCGGAAGCAGGGGAATGGCCCAAAGCGTTTCCGCTTTTTGCCAAAGTGGCCGAAAAAGGTGTGGCCGAAGCGCAATATCGGGTTGGGCGTTGCTATCTGGAGGCTGCAGGCGTTCCTTTCAGTCCCCGGGAAGGGGAACGCTGGTTGGAAAGGGCCGCCAGTCAGGGCTTCGTGGAAGCGCAGACCCTGCTGGCAACCCTGTATCTGCGTGGCGTGGGGGAGCAGGGGGAACCAGCCACTGCCGATCCCGCAAAGGCTGCATCGGAAGATGTGCTGGGTGGGGTGGAAGCCTCTCTGGAGGCGCGATCCGGGGGCGCAGGAACAGCGGCCTCCCGTGTCGGATCAGGCTTGTTTACCTCTGCTTCCACGATTCAGGCCGATCCGCTCAAGGCACTGGGCTGGGCGAGCAAGGCGGCGGAAGCTGGTTCCTCTGACGGGCAGGCGCTGGTCGGATATATCCTGACGACCGGTCCGGAGTCTGTGCGCGATCTTGAGCAGGCGCTGGTATGGTACCAGAAAGCAGCAGCTTCAGGCTGTCCGCAGGGGGCGCTGGGAGTGGGGTTGGCCCTGCTCAAGGATGCAGTGACGCCGGAAGCCACTCAGGCAGCAGCCGAGCAATTGCAGGTGGCAGCCAAGGGAGGTCTGCCGACGGCGCTCTATCTGCTGGGCGTGATGCATGAGCGTGCCGCCGGTGTGCCCCATGATCTGGCAGCGGCCGCCGGTTACTACAAGGCAGCCGCAGAGAAAGGGCTGGTTTCCGCCCAGGCACGCTGGGGTCTGGCGCTGCTGGAAGGACGAGGCGTCAAGCGTAATCTGCTGGAGGGTGAATCATGGCTGCGCCGTGCAGCCCTTCAGGGCGATGCCGAGGCGGCGGCACTGGTGGGTGACCTTTACGCACGGGGTGGGGATGTCCCGCCTAATTATGCCGAGGCCGCTCTGTGGTTTCGACGTGCTTCCGATGCAGGGCACAGCAAGGCGGCCCGTACGCTGGGTCTGATGTGTCTGACGGGGGCCGGGATGAGCCGCGACCCGGAAGAAGCGGCTCGCTGGTTCCGTATTTCGGCCGAGCGTGGTGATCAGGAAGCCGTGTCCGACCTTGCCAGTCTGGTGCAGGCTGGTCTGGCTGCGGAAGAAGAGAGCATCAGAACCCGCAAGATTTTTGAACAGGCCGCTGCGAATGGGGATCTGGTCGCGGCTTTCAATTTCGGCGTTTGCCTTGCCGAAGGGGTGGGAATTGAGAAAGACGAGCGCAGCGCCGCGCAATGGTTGCGCAAGGCTGCGGATGGCGTGGTGAATGCTCAGTACTGGTATGGGCGTATGCTGCTGGAAGGGCGTGGTCTCGATGTGGACGCCGAAGCCGGGCGCTCCTGGATCGAACGGGCTGCTTCTACCGGCATGGTGGAGGCCGAGGTTGCGTTTGCAGAACTGCTGGTGACTGGGCGCGGTGGCGCGAAGGATCATCCGGAGGCGCTGGTCTATTTCGAACGTGCCGCCGGGCGGGGCCATATCGGTGCCATGTTCGCAATTGGTGCTATGATGGGCGGTGGTCACGAAGTACCGACGGATCGGGAGAAGGCGATCATCTGGTATCGTGCGGCAGCAGAGCGTGGTCATGCTCATGCACAGCTGATGTTGGGTCGGTTTCTGGCGCGGGGACTGGCTGGAGAAAAGGACGAGCTTCAGGGGCGCTTCTGGTTGGAAAAGGCCTTGTCGCAGGGTCTGACAGAAGCACAGGGCGATCTTCAGGCTCTACCCCCGGAGATTCTGACGATGCCCTATCCTTATGAGGCAGTCAGAGAGGACAATCCCCCCGAAGAGCCTGTCCCACACTTGGCAGAGCATGAGCCGTCTTCAGTCCAAAATCCGGCTCTGACGGATCATTCCTGA